A section of the Rummeliibacillus pycnus genome encodes:
- a CDS encoding ImmA/IrrE family metallo-endopeptidase, translating to MRINYTHLEDYIKNLYLNIGITEPKQLEMKIIASRLHMKVLFVPFKSMCTGSLICIDARLTKEQQWQQFGHELCHALWHSGNQLGVSLNNFTLICFVIPI from the coding sequence ATGAGAATTAACTATACGCATTTAGAGGATTACATCAAAAATCTTTATCTAAATATTGGTATCACAGAGCCTAAACAGCTTGAAATGAAAATTATCGCTTCACGATTGCATATGAAAGTACTATTCGTTCCTTTTAAATCGATGTGTACTGGAAGTTTAATTTGTATTGATGCTAGATTGACTAAAGAACAACAATGGCAGCAATTTGGTCATGAACTTTGTCATGCATTATGGCATAGTGGAAATCAATTAGGTGTTTCCCTAAACAACTTCACACTTATATGCTTCGTCATACCCATATAA
- a CDS encoding tyrosine-type recombinase/integrase yields MLRHTHISLLAEAGVDLPYIMNRVGHKNSKTTTEIYLHVTKGMRVNARSKMHIKFSNLLN; encoded by the coding sequence ATGCTTCGTCATACCCATATAAGTTTGCTTGCTGAAGCCGGTGTGGATCTTCCTTACATTATGAATCGAGTTGGCCATAAAAATTCAAAGACAACTACTGAAATTTATTTACACGTTACAAAAGGTATGCGGGTAAATGCCAGAAGTAAAATGCATATTAAGTTTAGTAATTTACTAAATTAA